In Acanthopagrus latus isolate v.2019 chromosome 23, fAcaLat1.1, whole genome shotgun sequence, the genomic window CCCTGTATACTCTGCTCCACTGCCGCCACCACCTCCTGGAAATATTTCTCCACCACGTGGTCCTCTAAAGCCTGAGATACACAAGGGACAcaaagtttgtttgaaaaatatcaCTGATGTTGATTAGTGAGGAATAAACAAAGCACTGCATTCATTAGCAAGACTAAGAGTCCTCATAAATACTGTTGATGGCCCCTGTGGTAGAAAACATGATAACCAGCCCTTCATGTCCTTTATTCACTATAAATACAACACAACTTTTGGCGTCATCCTCTGTCAACCATGAATATATGCAAATTTTAATGGTCATTTTTcctatatacattttttttagatatatCAGTCTGGTCCAGAGTGATGGACCGCTCAAAATGTCCTTCTCACCTCCTCCGAAACATCTTGATAAACGTGCTTACCTCCAGAGCTCGAGCCAGTCCGGAGCTCTGGCAGCTCGTCCCCAGCCCGGTCTGCAGCACACGCAGCACTGCGGCTCTCTGCACGGCTGCTGTGTTCCTGAGGAAGCCGGACGCCTCCAGGTGTCCTCTCACTGCTGCCTCCAGCCGAGGTGAAAACACAGCCGGGTCAGCGAGAGCAAACACCCTggaggagcagacagacaggggagaGTGCAATAAGATTCAAATGAGTCATTTAGCTAATTGCAACTCCAGTAAGCAGCaattagcagttactctggtgacatcCTGCAacccatttgttttgaatgaattcaacaggtggccaattcctACATACTGCATCTTTAAGGTCTGCTCCCTTTTCACACAAGTTCACTCAAAGGTTACCCACTTTTCCTGCAAAGTGTAATGCTCATTCTTCAAGTGCTGCTCTGCAGTGACTCTCCTCTGGTATAAAGAGCCTGTGCAGGGAAGAGATTAGTCCGGTCAGGGATGTTTATTTCACAGCCTCGTACAGGACTTCATTGTGTGTAGTGGATTTCCCTGAGTGCATAACACCTGGTGTGATCATCTCCATCCTGATGCTCCTCAGGGTGCTCAGGGCCACAGCAGAGTAAGGCTTTGGTAATATTAGCAGTTTTATCAAACGCTCATACGCTGTCTGGTAAAGGCTGGAGGGGATCATGGCACCTGACTGGAAAGATAACACACGTTAAAGTATTTGTTGGTCTACAgtaataaactctgtgaaaatTCTCAGCTAGATTCCCACAGGCGAGTCTTACCTGAATAACCACATAGTAGAGAGTGTGCAGCACTGGGATGACATGCTCGTACGGTCGTGTTTCATGAGTCTGCATCagttgtcaaaacaaaaaaaattgcattaGAAATTTGTCATAAATGAAGCGTGAGGGCAGGGTCCTCATCAAAGACAGAATCACAGGCTGTTGCACGAAGCCTGCATGAAATTTTAAACTCGACTTTGAAATCTGAGAGCAGAGGTCAAGGAGCGAACCGTGCTAACAGCTTCTAGCTTCTTCTCCAGCTCTTGCAGCAGCAGTCGGACCAGTGACACGCTGCAGGACGGGTCGCTCTCTAACTTCTTCTCAACACGCCACCGAAGCATTCCTGCAGAGCAGattacacacattacacagtGTGTCTGCTAAACATCACACATCAAACAAATGCAGCCATCTTGATGCACATTGTAGAGAGATTGGGCTTATTGTAAAACCTTAAAATAGATCATGAAACCACAGAAGCATTTGAAGCAAAACACAATTagttttgtgtatttctttaagaaaacttaaaggaacaaatggacattttgagagatttttttttaaagaaaaatcttGATACCACCTTCATGTCAGTGGAATATAAGAACAGTGGTGCGCTCTATTTATCAAGGGTGTCACCGTCATTGCGTCGATCTGCCTTTCAATGCTTTGCATCTGCTCGGCTGCCGCTACCTTTCTGTGAGGTGCTCTGGCCGTTCACCTCTTTGAGGAGAGCCTGGAGGTTGTTGCGCAGGCTGGACTCCACGGTCGGGAGGCCCACGTCAGCTAAAGATGGAGATCGTGCATGTTATTGTGCACCTTTACACTGTTCTCCTACAAGCTCCAACCAGcacagtatgtttgtgtgtgacagcaaTTTCAAACAGAAGCACTTACCTGCTGGATCGGCCATGTTTTCTGCTCTTCAGTATcaatcaaatgaaacagaatgGCTCTTGGTGCAACTGAAAGCCGCTCTGTGTGCAGTAATCCAGAGTTTTAAACTGCTCCTTTTATCGCTCTACGcgtctgagaggaaacacagagtttCTCCTCAAGGCGACTCTGATGAGCGTCTGATAATGCAATAAAGGCAGGTTGTGTTTATTGTGCCAGCCAGACAGAGTGGGAGTGACTCATAAGAGGAGGTTCAGTCACCTAAACAACAAGATCAAATAACAAACAaagctggtgtgtttttatttcaatttggTGACACgttaacaaaatgaaatgtattttcttaaaaaaacaaaacaaaacgtgtaTCCAGTGCTATCACTTCACAAATAAATAGCTTATCTTAttatgtaaaggaaaaaaaaaagtttttactcTGTCATGGATCAACAGAACGTACACAATGGTAATCAAGTAAACAGTTTTACACTTTTGACAGCAGATAATTGGACACGCTTGATGGGTAACATTCCTTTAAAAAACGCGTTAAAACTTGACAATTACTCAATGAATGCGCAATGCAACATTCACCTTTGTTTTAACAATCGCTAAATCTTCCATTTACCACAGTGATCGAAGatatgaggaggaggaaaacagtaGCTTGTCGTGCCAACAGTTCACAATGTGACACACCTTGACACATATTTGTGGGTCGATAAATTGTAACCCTGTGCAACTTTTatctctgctttctttttcaatcTCTATCCAGTTTGCATAGTCTGCACCCTGATTTGCTTTGGATTGAACGTCCCTGCGGGAGTCGTTCTATATCAGCTCAGTCGAAAAAGTGCGTCACGGGTACGAGGCGGAGAAAGAGGTGATGggcaggcagagcagagagcagtaGGACGGGTGCAGAGGCTGGACTTGGCCAGGTAAGGGCTTGTAGGACCTCCAGTCTGAACTGCTTCCTGCTTTGCAGCACAGAGACACCTCGCACCTGCAGATACAGAACACACGCCGCACTGACATCAGAGAGGCACCTCAGATGGTTTCATGTAAGTTCAAATAATGTGAGGCAGCCTGTGAACCAGACGTAAACTTTGCCTCAAAATGGTAGAACCATCAAACCAAGACAGAGACATCAGACTAATGTCGACTGATTAAGGCGTTTGAGACAAATCCTGTACCTGGTGACGCTCTGGATGAACTTCTTCTCGTCCTGATCCAGACACACGTCGAAAGTCGTCCCCTCCTCTCCGCTGACCACCTGCACCTtgtccaccttcacctccaaTATGGAGATGTGCTGttgtggagggaggaggagtgtgaggaGGCGGTGTCTCATGAGAATATATTtagtgtttgatttgaaaaaaatacgCCCATCACCTGGTTGTAGCCCTTTTTAGACTTGGAGCACTGCCTCTTCAGGACCTCTGTCATTGTCAACTGCAGGCTTTCTATTCTTGAATCTGAACAGAGAGGATTTGGTTAGAAAATCATGGcgcagacacagaaacacatgactGAAAGGCTGGggctgtcactgtcacacaccCAGCTGCTCTGGCTTCCTGCAGGCTTTGCAAAGATTTATCGACGTGCACATGGTGTCAGTCTGGGTCCACTGACTCCTCCCACTAACAGCCACCTGTAATCGGGCGTGGACGCGGCAGATTTAGAAATAGCTCCAGCtgtgaagttatttttattgtttgtgtggCAGGAAATCTGTGGGTGTCGGAGCAGGAACAATACCTTGTTGTAGGAGACGCTCAGCGTTAAAGGGACCGCCTCTCGCTCTTCATCTATTCCAAACCTTTTGCTGGCGGAGCCTACAGACAGACAAGCACATATTaggagatatatatatatatatatatatatatatatatatatgtgtgtgtgtgtgtgtgtgtgtgtgtctgtgtgagtttgtgtgtgagtgtgtgtgtttgtctgcatgctGTTGTGGCTGTCTGGGTGCGTCACAGGGTGACTCACCCATGGCCTTAACAGCTCTGGTTCCTGCGGTGTGCCCGAGCTCCAGAGAGTGAATAAACACTTCCCTCCGCCTCTCTCCTCCGGCCAGAGTCAGCTGTGTGGAGGGAGAAACCAAACTTATTTCACACAGGTATTCACTGGAGTGAgagactgtggctgtgtgtgtgtgtgtgtgtgtgtgtgtgcgtggcctCTCACCTCGGCCTGGTAGAGCTGCACCAGAACAGGCTGGTCTGCATGTCTACAGTAGTAAAGCACCAAGTCGCCCAGCAGGGGAAGTGTCTCCGCGCCGCCGTTGCTCACTGACACGTCGCCTTCTTTACAGGTGGTCTGgttcacagagaaaacacacaaggatTCAAGACGACGACTGATAAACTTTCATACAGTCTAAGGAGAAAACATGTGTGGTATGCGAGGTGAGCAGGTTTCTGCCGTCGCTGAATTTAGACGCTCATACAGTTTACACTTTGCTGTCACTTTGCTTGACGCCGAAAGATGCTGTCACATCAGAAACTCGCTCCATTTATTAGGGAACGCATGGTCCGAGAGAAAGGTGATGACGCCAGTATGGAAGGTACCTGACAGAGGACGTCAGAGGACAGGCTGAGCAGATTGAGGACGTTCCTCTCGTACCAGGGGTCGATCAAACCCAGCATCTGGGCTATATCAGCTGTGCTGTCCTCCGTTAGGCTGCCGTTACACTCCTGGCACAGGAATATGGAAATAAAAGGTGTTAATGCTTCGATTAAAGGATttcattatacattatacacCATTATAGTTTCCTACAACAATATGACAACATTAACTGTATCACAACAAGGCATCACTTGACGGGCTGTAAAAACTGTCAGCTGTTTATGGGCAATTTGTCTTTTGACATGTTCAGTTCAGCAGGTGGACCCCCTCAGAGGAccatctgacctctgaccctctgGAAAAGCATTATTGGTCACACTTATTGCCATGTTTGCAGTGAGGGACTTGATGAATTGGTACAACTACCTTAAACCTGAAATTCTAAATCACTCATACACTGATGTAATATTGTCAGGCCACCTTGAGCTGCAGTCTTGATGGCTTTTCCTTTATTAATTACTGAATAACTGATAAAGGAAAAACCAGCCACAGAGATTTGACAtcagctggaaacaaaaaaaaactgtgctaATTTATGGTTAATAACTGAAGCATTAGCATCTGAATCCACGAATGTATAAGCGACATTAAAAGGCTGAGTCAGCTGAGACGGTGCCAGGTGTTCTCACCCCAGGGGCAGCCACTCTGGCTGAACTTCCTATGTGCCCTTCAGTCGGTGTGTGCGCTCCTCCTGGGCTTCCTGTTGCTCTCCTCTTGGTgggaacaaagtaaaactgcaGCTTGCACGTCTTGGTGAGCCGGGGACATTTGCTCTCCTTCTGCTGCAGGTCGCTGTATGCCCTGGCCAGCCTGCCGGCCTCTCTGTCGCCGCCAAATACCACCACTTTGACCAGGGTGGGCGCCTCCATCACGTCCCCTTCGTCGCAGCTCAGGATCGGCCTCCTGCGCACGCACACGTGCTTCTGAGGGGAGAGAAGGTCCGGGGCGGCATCGAGGGCATCGAGACGACGAACTTGTCTCCCCAGGGACCTGGAGTGTTTGAGCTGGGACCCAGTTCTTTGAAAGTCTTTGCTGATGTCCCCTTGGAAGCCCATGCTCTGAACACGCCGGCAGTTGCTGGGGCTGCGGGGGGTCTTGAAAAGCATGGAGAAGCGCTCGACGCCTAAGAGCGATCTGGACTTCTTCTTGGGTTTCTTTCTGGGCTTTGGTTGACCatcttgtttctcctctgtgtcctcgTGGGTGGTGTCCTCACTGAAGTCGCTTTCCACGCCCGACGAGCCGGACGGCGTGGTACCCGCGGAccagctggaggacagagagtgGCTGGAAAACATGGAATCCCtcgaggaagaggaggcggtGGAGATGCGGTGATCCGCTTTGCTTCCCTCCACTTCATCCTCCTCGTCCACACTGGTGTCATTGTTATCATCCACGTAGATTTCTGTTTTGAGGAAACAGTCTGCAGGCGAGTCCGGCTCGGGCTCACATCCGAGAATGGGATTTAGAAAATCTGCATGAATGTtcagaaaaataacatcaaTGAACAGTTAAAGATAGATCTTTATTGTTGAAGCCAGCCCCGTCGCCAGAATAAACTATGGCAATGTACGTTTTAGCAAACCATGGGCATTTTGGACACTTTGGTTGAGGTTCAATTATCTATCCTGTGTGGTGGCAATGCTGTGtttatgatctggttaggtttggcCACAGAAAACAcgtggttagggttaggaaaagatcatgatttggcttaaaatatctggtTCTGTCGCCACACAAATGGCTTGGGATGTCTCGACATCTTGCCAAAAAATAATATGCTCCTGTTGCCACTAACAGGGCAGGAAGATCTCCTTATGTCCTGTCAAAAGTATCTGGTTTTGTTGACCCttacacagctggaaaatgtccacGCAGTTAAGtgcttttaaatgttgaaacacagtttcAAACAGTGGCAACCGTCTCATGCTAGCTGTCCAACGACCGCCATTTACTCCACCTCCATACGAAAGCCAACTCATATACGtgtgattttatatatattgtgttgttGAAATGATACGTATGACGTGTACACATttgattgtgtctgtgttttgcgGAAATGTGAAAcgccaacatttcattctggcTGTTGGGCTGATTACACAGGCATTTGAGAGTGCTAACTGTAAATTTAACTAATTACCAAAGTTGTCGTTTTCCCAGGTGCACATGTGACATTTGGGGAAGGGCAGAGTGAAAGTCTCGACGGCCcctgaggagaaggaggtgaaacTCAGATGAAGGAAGCGCTGCTGTCAGAGATCAATCTTGAAAAGCAGGTATGGCAAATGGGAAACAAGGTGCTTTcctttattataataatatggAATGTAGTCTGTCTATATCTGTGGCATTTTACGTTCATATTTCCAGTCTCACCAGTGTCTTGGCAACCttcagcaggagcaggagcagcgaGGCTTCCCCTGAGCCTCTCCATACTGTGGAGCAGACCTTGTCGAGCCCTGCTGAGATCTGCTGTAGACGCTGCCATCTCCATGCTGTTAGTCACGGCCTCCgtgagctgctccagctcctgagGCCGCTTCGCCTGAAGGAAGAGCAGGAAGTTTGTTTAAGGGAGGAAATGGGAATGAATAAAGAGGAATCGTGCATCCAAAAGAGCCGGTCGGTCACCTGCAGGGCAGTGTGGAGCGCCTGCAGGTCGAGCTCGATGCCCAGGGCGGCCTGGAAGGCGTGCAGGATGAGGGTGACAGCGACGTCTCTGCCGGAGGTTTGggtgctgctcagctgctcgGAGACGGCCTGAACCTCCGGCGGGAAGTCCTCATCCTGGCTCACTAACAGCACCGTGCTGAtggaataaacacacacaacaggagcCATGTTTATAGCTTGTTTTCAGGTCATACTTAATAGCTATCGTTCAAGGTTTGGATGAACTCACATGGTTTTAGAGCAGTGGACCTCTGGTGACACCCCCTGCTCTGTCCTCACCAGCCTTTGAAATGAGatacctgaaaacaaaacactcttcAGTGTATCTCAGCAGGTAAACACTGCCCCCACACCGTCACTCTAACACATGAACGCGTGCACGAGAACCTCGGCGTTACCTGGCGCCCTGAGCTCCTGCTGGATGGTGTTCAGCAGCCGTTTACTGGCAGAACAGCAAGGCTCGGGCCAGGACAGGAAACTGTGGAACAACGTGTAGGCCTCCTGCAGCACGCCGCTCTCCAGAGCCACGTGAGGAGCCTGCAAGAAGGAGCAAAAGCCATCTGCTGTCCTTCATCGGAGCTCTCGATACACTAAGATAAGAGCAACACTTGTATGCTTGCGCTAGCTCGTTTTAACACTTCTAAAGCAAGAACGGTGGCttgttaaaggaatagttcggccaaagaaatgaaaattcagtcatccaATGAAAAGTCAGGTGACATTTTTTAATAGTCAGCAAAACATTTCCGGAACGTCACAGGACAGCTGAAGGAGAGTGGCTAATGagtaaattttcatttttgggtatACTCATCCTTTAAGGTTAACAAATTCTTTAtcaagctcttttttttatcatctatATGGCATTACTCTTATACTTTTTTGTATATAAAGCGTTGACAAGACGCAGCACTGAAATGACTAACCAGTTTAAATAAGGATCAGAATAGAAATATTTCACGCCTAAGCTGTCCCTTGATTCTACATAATACCCACTCACTTTGAGGAGCGTCGACGAGAACAGGAGAGCGAGGGGCACCACCAGCTCGTACCGACACCGCTCCAGCACCTGTGAACGACAGAAAAAAGCTGAAGTGAAACCCGCTGTGATTCACTGGAGTGCACCGCAACAGCTTGGataatgatgtttttcatcagctccccacctcctttgttttcctcagtaTTTTCTGTAGAAGGATGAGGAAGTTGTGGGGATCTCTCTTCACAAGTTCCTCCAAACACCAGCGGTTTATGCACAGGCCGGCTAGTCAgacgcacagaaacacacaaataggaAGTTATTTCTCCCGCTAGGTTTCATTCTGATGGCAGACAGCACACATGCTATTTTCTGCACACGTTTATCGTGCCAGAGAGGCGCCGAATGAAAGCAAAAATGATTCCGCCACTTTCCCTCGTTGCTAAATTAAGTTAGGTAAGTATTTCGAAATCGGGTTTTGCGTAAGCCTACGTGATTCACAGCCCTCATTCTGTTTGTGTCACCACTTTCAATTCCCATTCGACTCTATAAGATGGACAACATGTTCTATGTGATGGGCAGATTGTGcgtttggcttttattttgaaaatgttgaaaatctaCTTAGTGCCTTTGTCATTCAATTACAATGTCAGTCAAGTTCAGCAGCAGCGTATCAAGACATGGATAAACTGTTTACAACAATTACACATCATCTTTACTTCACTCCAGATCTACATTTTGTGGGAGCATCATGgtctctgtattgtgttgttgttaaaagCAGTGTGGGTGTGGGTCTTACCATTCCAGAGTTGTTTGTCAGGAGTGTCAAGCCCGAGGTTACAGAGGCAACGCTCAAGGACATGCTGGATACGATCCTCTGTGCACGAGCTCTGCTCCGtcttctccatcctcttctGCAGGGGCATCAACATCCacgcaaaaaacacacagaagataAACCACCAGGAAGTCCCAGAATATCTGCGAGCTACACCCTATTATAGTGTTCCGGCAAACCAATAAATTATGTCTCTTTAGTGGTCCAAACTTCCTGTTATTGCTCTCGCCGCCgggttattatcattattgttcCCTTCCACAGACAATCGAGCGCAATCTAGAGCGAAGTGCTTAGCAGAGGTGCCAGCACATATACATCCACAGCAAAGACgtcagctgagagagagaaaaaaaaaaaaagtctgccaCTTCCTACCAAAAACCAGTGACTCATAGTCTGTGCGAGTGGACCGGAGATGAGCTGGCCAAAAACAGGAGCCACAACTTCTACATTTTCATTCTTAAAATCAGCTGCTGACACCAGATTTTCAGATGACTCAAAGGTGGGATGGAAATGAATATAACAAAAGAACCACTTCCTATTTGATGCCCATGGGTCTTATTAACAAGCGAAGACACGTCCCtaagtggtttttttttttgttaaagataACAGGATCCTACGTTAAACCAACGAAACCCCACCGAGTGCTCTCCTGTGGTTAGAGTGCACATTAGATGACAAACAACTGAAGCCGCACAGACCTCACGGTGAAACAGACACTGTCGTAAACAACATTTGACTCGTGATAATtaaaggttttttaaaaaagtaagtGAGGTCAGTTTCAGTGCCTATTGTGATCTAAAAAGATGAGAAACTCCACCAGACACCTCTCTCAATGAGTATAAATATTTTTCCTGGAGGTATATTTGGTCTCCAGGATGTCAGCGTGCACACGGAAGCTGTTATTGTGCCCAGCTGTTGCAGATGTGTCACTGTGACCAGCGCTGAATAATGTGTGCAATGACACGGGTGGAAAGCTGGGGTCACCTGTACCcatcaaaacaggaaaaggccTTCCGGGAAGCGCGACTGAAAACTACTGCTTTGACTGGTTTTCTTAAGACCGGACGGGGGGGGACTGTacgagcagaaacacacactcagtgaagCGTGTGTGCAAAGTATTACAAATGGATACATGGAGCAGTGGTTTCCAACTCATTCTTAAAGGAGATCCTATTATGCTTTGagttttttccctctccttcagtgttttatatgttcTGAtgtcagtagccccgcctttaattctgtgactttgtgacatcacactacctCACCGAGTCACACAATTGCATGATTTCAGACCTGGAGGCTAGTTTAACACATAAGGAGTGATGTAGCACAGccgctctgttgttgttggctgtGCTGGcacaggcatgtgtgagctggccaatcagagcaggactgggggccttaaagaaacaggagctAAACCAGAGCGTTTCATACAGAGGGttaatacagtgctgcagcagtatGATAACAtgtacaaaatgtaacttctgCAGCTATTGAGgttctttcaaaacaaaacaatcaaaatatgtttgtggaGACTCTCGCTGCATGGTGAGTCTGGACCCTCTGGAACATAGACAACTGGAGTCACTTCAGATCCTGCTCTGATCCAAACCTGTTAACCAATAGGTGGAGAACTCAGAGATTATTTTTAACCTCAGGGATCAAAAAGGGGATTCCCCCTCACCTCTattaacctgactgcagcagagatcCGGGGAGCTCCGTTTttgggtgtttatgttctgttatGTTGACTGCCGCCTGGATTTGAAGGGAAATTGTACTTTACCTcataaacaacatcacagagaggagaTACAAACGCCACAAACTGTCCGTGCCATTGcccgctaacgttagcttatgGCTAGTGTACAGTAAAGTAAGCTGCTAGTTGATGTGTCGACTCAGTATATGGATATAGCTTCAAATCATAACTgctatttcaaaacattttttcaatctTGTCAAACAACATACTTCACAATTTTTCCAAACATCCTGCcggcaaagaaaaacaacattagctTCGGCAAAAACTGGTAAATGTTACAGGGGCACGCCAGCAAAGGTCAGCTAACCGCTGGCTAACGCACAGAGCGGCTTGTAAAGCggtgcagagaaaatgaaaactggtTGCGGttgtacatgtgtttttattgtattcagCAGGAGACATTAAGATATGTGTCACACAGCCTTTGTTTGAACTGTTCAGTGAAGGTCAACCACACAACGGGTGACTCAGATTCCCACACACTGTGGGCTCTCCTGCACCTGCGTGTCATTGCCAAGTGCTGTCAGGGCTCAAGTGTGTCGACCGCGCAACAAACTGGACTAA contains:
- the LOC119014211 gene encoding phosphoinositide 3-kinase regulatory subunit 5-like: MLMPLQKRMEKTEQSSCTEDRIQHVLERCLCNLGLDTPDKQLWNAGLCINRWCLEELVKRDPHNFLILLQKILRKTKEVLERCRYELVVPLALLFSSTLLKAPHVALESGVLQEAYTLFHSFLSWPEPCCSASKRLLNTIQQELRAPGISFQRLVRTEQGVSPEVHCSKTITVLLVSQDEDFPPEVQAVSEQLSSTQTSGRDVAVTLILHAFQAALGIELDLQALHTALQAKRPQELEQLTEAVTNSMEMAASTADLSRARQGLLHSMERLRGSLAAPAPAEGCQDTGAVETFTLPFPKCHMCTWENDNFDFLNPILGCEPEPDSPADCFLKTEIYVDDNNDTSVDEEDEVEGSKADHRISTASSSSRDSMFSSHSLSSSWSAGTTPSGSSGVESDFSEDTTHEDTEEKQDGQPKPRKKPKKKSRSLLGVERFSMLFKTPRSPSNCRRVQSMGFQGDISKDFQRTGSQLKHSRSLGRQVRRLDALDAAPDLLSPQKHVCVRRRPILSCDEGDVMEAPTLVKVVVFGGDREAGRLARAYSDLQQKESKCPRLTKTCKLQFYFVPTKRRATGSPGGAHTPTEGHIGSSARVAAPGECNGSLTEDSTADIAQMLGLIDPWYERNVLNLLSLSSDVLCQTTCKEGDVSVSNGGAETLPLLGDLVLYYCRHADQPVLVQLYQAELTLAGGERRREVFIHSLELGHTAGTRAVKAMGSASKRFGIDEEREAVPLTLSVSYNKVAVSGRSQWTQTDTMCTSINLCKACRKPEQLDSRIESLQLTMTEVLKRQCSKSKKGYNQHISILEVKVDKVQVVSGEEGTTFDVCLDQDEKKFIQSVTRCEVSLCCKAGSSSDWRSYKPLPGQVQPLHPSYCSLLCLPITSFSASYP